Proteins from a single region of Runella sp. SP2:
- a CDS encoding MBL fold metallo-hydrolase: MMKNWLLQLFFVVAANAQEPYVVVLGTAQDGGYPQAGCNKACCRAVWEKKLAFEAVSCIALVDPSTGQRWIFDATPDFKFQLEALKNITQNSSNELAGIFLTHAHIGHYTGLMDLGREVMGAKSVPVYAMPRMKTYLESNGPWSQLVQLENIKLRPLQEDILIELNDRLKVRAFRVPHRDEFSETVGFEIIGPQKRLVFIPDIDKWQKWNQSLETLVQNVNYALLDGTFYKDGEINRPMSEVPHPFVTETISLLKHLPISQKKKVHFIHLNHTNPLLQPTSPEYQEILKDGFQVTHTQQSFKL; the protein is encoded by the coding sequence ATGATGAAAAATTGGCTTCTTCAACTCTTTTTCGTCGTTGCCGCAAACGCTCAAGAGCCATACGTGGTGGTTTTGGGAACAGCACAAGACGGCGGTTATCCTCAAGCAGGTTGCAATAAAGCCTGTTGTAGAGCAGTTTGGGAAAAGAAATTAGCATTTGAGGCCGTCTCTTGCATCGCCCTAGTCGACCCCAGTACTGGACAACGCTGGATATTTGATGCTACACCTGATTTTAAGTTTCAACTTGAGGCACTAAAAAATATAACACAAAATTCGAGCAATGAACTAGCTGGTATTTTTCTTACTCATGCCCACATCGGACATTATACAGGACTAATGGATCTCGGTCGAGAAGTAATGGGTGCTAAATCCGTACCCGTTTATGCCATGCCTCGAATGAAAACTTACTTGGAATCAAATGGGCCGTGGAGCCAATTGGTACAACTGGAAAATATTAAACTTCGACCATTGCAAGAGGATATACTTATTGAACTAAATGACCGCCTAAAAGTAAGAGCATTTAGAGTGCCTCACCGTGATGAATTTTCAGAAACGGTCGGGTTTGAAATAATTGGCCCTCAAAAGCGGCTAGTCTTTATACCCGACATCGACAAGTGGCAAAAATGGAATCAATCCCTAGAAACACTCGTCCAAAACGTTAACTATGCACTTTTGGACGGCACTTTCTACAAAGATGGGGAAATCAATCGTCCCATGAGTGAGGTTCCCCACCCTTTTGTTACTGAAACCATTTCACTTTTGAAGCACCTCCCAATATCCCAAAAAAAGAAAGTACATTTTATTCATTTAAACCATACCAATCCGCTACTCCAACCTACGTCACCCGAGTACCAAGAGATACTAAAAGACGGATTTCAAGTAACGCACACCCAACAGTCCTTCAAACTGTAA
- a CDS encoding DUF6580 family putative transport protein, producing the protein MNSVFTRFSTVAVLIFLATLSRILPHPFNFTPIGAIALFGAAQFSRKVYAFMIPMVAMLLSDVLIGSPSLPTYVSFVLISTFGLFFLKKVTFGRVVVASLVASISFFLITNFFVWFQGSMYPQTWAGLVACYTAGLAFYQQTFWGNLFLNTVMGDFFYCAVLFGSYYGIQRLTFKPSMA; encoded by the coding sequence ATGAATTCAGTTTTTACGAGATTTAGTACAGTAGCTGTGCTGATTTTTTTAGCTACACTTTCTCGGATTTTACCTCATCCATTTAACTTTACTCCCATTGGAGCTATTGCCCTATTTGGCGCTGCTCAGTTTAGCCGTAAAGTTTATGCTTTCATGATTCCGATGGTAGCCATGCTTTTGAGTGACGTACTCATTGGCTCACCTTCTCTCCCCACTTACGTTTCTTTTGTTCTCATTTCCACATTTGGCCTTTTCTTTTTGAAAAAAGTTACATTTGGACGCGTTGTCGTGGCTAGTCTAGTAGCTTCTATCTCGTTCTTTTTAATTACGAATTTTTTTGTTTGGTTTCAAGGCTCGATGTATCCACAAACGTGGGCAGGTCTTGTAGCCTGCTATACTGCGGGTCTAGCATTTTACCAACAAACCTTTTGGGGAAACTTATTCCTCAACACCGTTATGGGTGACTTCTTTTACTGTGCAGTTTTATTCGGAAGTTACTACGGTATTCAACGACTGACATTCAAGCCTTCTATGGCATAA
- a CDS encoding 1-aminocyclopropane-1-carboxylate deaminase/D-cysteine desulfhydrase yields the protein MSKVVRFWENTAQTPIQIVEAPIFVELGLRVYIKRDDLIHAYISGNKWRKLKYNLIEAEKNGFQTLLTFGGAFSNHIAAVAAAGKALDFDTIGIIRGEELSPDSNPTLQFAAKCGMKLHFVNRTLYRDKEQLTQRYGRDAFVIPEGGSNQLAVKGVAEMVEEVKNQLDGKIDYFCTALGTGGTAAGIVSAFEEEVLVFPSLKISSEEAGQLILTHILQPKGHLKVIDKYHFGGYGKMNDTLLDFIRDFETQTGIPLEQVYTAKMMYGLVELAKEGFFKSGDQIVVLHTGGLQGRSELLPPIKRK from the coding sequence GTGAGTAAAGTCGTCAGATTTTGGGAGAACACCGCCCAAACGCCTATTCAAATCGTTGAAGCCCCTATTTTTGTAGAGCTGGGTTTACGCGTTTATATTAAACGTGATGATTTAATTCATGCTTACATTTCGGGAAATAAGTGGCGGAAGTTAAAATATAATTTGATAGAAGCCGAAAAAAATGGCTTTCAAACATTGCTTACGTTTGGTGGGGCATTCTCAAACCACATCGCTGCCGTAGCAGCTGCGGGAAAGGCGCTGGATTTTGACACCATCGGTATCATTCGCGGTGAAGAACTTAGTCCAGACTCAAACCCAACGTTGCAGTTTGCGGCTAAGTGTGGGATGAAACTACATTTTGTGAACCGAACCCTTTACCGTGATAAAGAACAATTGACCCAACGTTACGGCAGAGATGCTTTTGTAATTCCCGAAGGCGGCTCAAATCAGTTGGCGGTAAAAGGGGTAGCGGAAATGGTAGAAGAAGTGAAAAATCAGCTCGACGGTAAGATTGATTATTTCTGTACTGCGCTGGGAACTGGTGGAACGGCAGCGGGTATTGTATCCGCATTTGAGGAGGAGGTATTGGTTTTTCCAAGTTTGAAAATCTCTTCTGAAGAGGCGGGACAGTTGATTTTAACGCATATTCTCCAACCCAAAGGCCACTTGAAAGTGATAGATAAATATCATTTTGGCGGTTATGGGAAAATGAACGACACATTGCTGGATTTTATCCGTGACTTTGAAACGCAGACTGGCATACCACTTGAACAAGTTTACACCGCTAAAATGATGTATGGACTGGTGGAGTTAGCTAAAGAAGGTTTTTTTAAATCAGGAGATCAAATTGTGGTTTTGCACACAGGAGGCTTACAAGGAAGAAGTGAATTGTTACCTCCAATAAAAAGAAAATAG